The DNA region CGTCCGCAGCGAACAGACCCGTGCGGGTACGTGGCGGCGCCGCGGCCCAGCACAGCACGTCCCGAAGAGCGCCCCAGAGCAGAACCCCACGCGCGTCTGGCAGCTCCCTCACGATCTCCCCACCCTCGGGACCGTCCTCCGTCCGCGTAATGGGCGGCGGTGTCAGCCGCACGCGCTTCCGGCCGGCGTTCGCCCCCTCGGCTGACTCAGATCCCATGGTGCCCATGCATATGATGGCAGGTCGATGCAACTCATGGCACGGAGCAAACCGCCAACGTGCGATTCATGTCGGAAAGTACGGAAGGTAAACAGCGCACACAACTGTCTGAAAGTTGCGGTATGTTTCCAGACAGGACGTGCGTAGGCCGGCTGCCGGACCCCGGTCACCACAGCTCTCCTCATCCGACACGGACACGCCGCTCGGGAAGGATATGCAGCCCCGGCTAACGCAGGGCGGCTGGCAGCAGGGCCCACTCGGCTGGGGTTAGGACCGCCCGGGTACGCTCGGTACTCTGGTCGAACAGGGTCTGCAGCTCGGTGATGCGACGCTGGGTCACGGAGCGTGCCTCGCGTCGACGATCATAGACCGAGACGGTTTCGGAGAGGCTTACGGCGGCGGCCAGCGAGTCCACTAGCGGGTCGAGCAAGCCGCCGAGCGTATCGGCGCGCCTTGTGGCTGGCTTTCCCTGCATCCGTGAGATGCAGGGCACGCGTGTGGCGATCTTGCGCCTGAGCGCGGACGTGGACCGGCCCCGCGCCCGCACGGGTCTGACCATGGCCAGGAAGGGACGTTGCGAGCAGCTGCTTATCCGTAGTCACCGACCCGGAGATCTCTCACATGACCCACGTTCCGCTGCAGCAGATCCGTGCGGCCGCAAACGCTGCCCAGGAGCAGACCTCATTGCGGGAAGCGGCGCGTGAGGTGGGTATGTCGCCGACCGGGCTCAGCAACTTCTTGCGCGGGGCGAGGCCGTCCCCAGGCACGCTGCGCAAGCTCCAATCGTGGTATGTCCTCGAGGGAGCCCGGCACGTGGAGATGTCAGCGAGTGACGGCCACGCCGCGATCAGCCTGCTGACCGAGGGAATTCCGGCCGAGTATCGAGAGCACTGCAAAACAGAATTCCTGGTCACCCTGGGCCAGGTGTACAGGGAAGACCGTCCCGACTGGGTTCGCCGGTTGCTCGTCCGTGCCGCTCAACCATCCGGCGCACACGGCAACACTACTGGGGCACCTGGCTGACGCCCTGCACAGAAGGGCTTCTCAGGAGAGGGCCAGATGTTCTCGTACCAGTTCCTGGAGACGGAGCAGAAGAGCCCGGTCCGGCGACGAGTTCGCAGTGCTCGCCGGGACACGCACCGCAGGCGGGAGTTCCGCGCCCTCGAGTTCGTCCGCGATCCAGGTAGGAACCCCCTCACGCCGCGACTCGTAGAGGCCGGCCAAGGTTGCGGAGACTTCCCGGCGGGCATGGGGGCGCACGTCCGGGGGCAGGCCGTCTACCAGAAGCGCCAGCGCGACC from Longimicrobium terrae includes:
- a CDS encoding helix-turn-helix domain-containing protein, which translates into the protein MTHVPLQQIRAAANAAQEQTSLREAAREVGMSPTGLSNFLRGARPSPGTLRKLQSWYVLEGARHVEMSASDGHAAISLLTEGIPAEYREHCKTEFLVTLGQVYREDRPDWVRRLLVRAAQPSGAHGNTTGAPG